GGTCGAAGGCGAGCGTGCCGCCGATCTTCGGTCGTTTGCCGGGTTGGGTGAAAAGGTCCATCACCCCAGTGGCGCTCGCTTCGTTCAGCGAGAGGCTGAGATTGTTGAAACGCAGCCCGTTGCCCGACGACATGATATCGGATTCCAGCGAGGCGCTCTTCAATGTTGCGATGCCGGGGACCGATTTGCCCGACCATGTCAGAAGTGCGGGCACATCGGGAATGGTGACGGTGGCATTGCCGGAAAAGGCCGAAAGGCTCGCGATACTGGCAATGCCCTGGAAGTGCGCGGTCAAAAGGTTTGATGTGAGCGACGTTCGTGTCTCGGCATTCCTGCCGGCAAAGGCGAGCAGCGGCTGGCGCGAGGCGAAATCGACCTTCAGGTCTTCGCCGTTGATGCGGGCAATGACCACCGCCGAGATCGCGCCGGAGAGTCTCGGCCAGGCGATATCTGCGGTGACGCTGTCGAAATGATAGGTCTTGGCGGTCTTGATGTCGGTGACCACAAGTGTGCCGTCCTCGACGGTCACCGCCCCGATCTCGGCATCGAGATCGGGATCGAGCATCTCAGCTCCGTTTTCGTAGCGTACGCCGCTGATCGCGCGTGCCAGCAGGCCGGCATAACTCCAGTCGATGAGCCCTTTTTCATCGCGCGTCAGTGCCAGGTTGGGACGCACCAGATGGAATTCGTGGAAACTCGTCCGGCCTCTCAACGCATCGATGAGGCTAAAATCGGCCGACAGGCTTTCAATGCTGCCGAGCAGCTTGTCACCGCTTTCGCGCGGCTGGCGGATAGTGATCTGGTTCAGCGTGATGCGCGGCGTCGGCCAGAATTCGAGAACCGGACTGCCCTTGATCTCGGCATGGTAGCCTGTCCATTTCGACAGCGCGTCCTCGATACCGGAGCGCACGAAGCCGGTCGAGATGAGATAGGGTGCGGCAACCCTGAGCGCCACGAAAAGCGCCAGCGCGATCAGCAGGAACACCGTCGACAGGCGGGCGAAGGCCGGAAGCCAGCGCGAAACGGGTCCGATCTTCCTGCGCCACCTGCGATGTCTTGACGTGCTCATGATCTCCGCCGGCAAATTCAGCCGGTCATCCCGTTATGCGCTGATTTCGCCGGATATAGGAAATGCCAGGCATATGCAAATCTCTTACAGCGCCGCACGTCTTTTCAGACGCGCAAAGGACGCTGTAACCTTTGAATTGACGGCATCGGATCACGCCGGTTCCGTACTTTATAACGCAATGCAGCATGATATAAGGGCGGTATTGGGGAGGAGGATTGAATGCAAGATAACAGACCACTTTGGGTGCCCTCGGAGGATGCCGTTGCAAAAAGCCCGATCCATGCCTTCATGGAGCGCTGCAATGCCGATTTCGGGCTTTCTCTTTCAGGCTTTGAGGATCTGCATGCATGGTCGGTGGCCGAGCGGGAGAATTTCTGGTCGACCGTCTGGGATTTCTGCGGCGTCAAGGGAGAGCGCGGCGCAGAGGTGTTAGCCAATGGCGACCGCATGCTGGAGGCTCGCTTCTTTCCCGATGCGACGCTGAACTTCGCCGAGAACCTTCTGTCGGGCCGCGGGGAGGGCGATGCCATCATCTTCCGCGGTGAGGACAAGGCCGAGGACCGCTGGTCGTGGGACCGGCTGCGCGCGCTGGTCTCGAAGCTGCAGCAGGCCTTCGCAGCACTCGGCATCTCTGAAGGCGACCGCATCGCCGCGATGATGCCGAACATGCCGGAGACCGTCGCCGCCATGCTCGCCGCCGCCTCGATCGGCGCTATCTGGTCGTCCTGTTCGCCTGATTTCGGCGAGCAGGGTGTGCTCGACCGCTTCGGCCAGATTGAGCCGAAGCTGTTCATTGCCTGCGATGCTTATTGGTATTCCGGCAAGCTGCAGGATGTCGGCGCCAAGGTCGCGACGGTCGCAAAAAATCTGGGTGTGCCCACAGTCATCGTCCACTACGCCGGCGATGCGGAGGCCGTGGCGCGTAAGACGCCGGGGGCTTTAACGCTTGAGGCCTTTGTCGCGCCCTATGAGGCAAGGGAGGTCGAGTTCACGCAGCTTGGTTTTTCGCACCCGCTCTACATTCTCTTTTCGTCGGGCACGACAGGCGTGCCGAAATGCATCGTGCATTCGGCCGGCGGCACGCTGCTGCAGCATCTCAAGGAGCAGCGGCTGCATTGCGGCCTGCAGACGGGCGAGAAGCTGTTCTATTTCACCACCTGCGGCTGGATGATGTGGAACTGGCTGGTCAGCGGTCTCGCCAGCGGCGCGACGCTCTGCCTGTTCGACGGTTCGCCCTTCGCCCCCGATGGCAACGTGCTGTTCGACTATGCCGAGGCCGAAAAATTCGCCATCTTCGGCACCTCGGCGAAATATATCGATGCGGTGCGCAAGGGCGGGCTGACGCCGCGCGTCAGCCACGATCTCTCCAGCCTGCGGCTGATGACCTCCACCGGTTCGCCGCTGTCGCCGGAAGGGTTCACCTTCGTCTACGAGGGCATCAAGGAAGACGTACAGCTCGCCTCGATCTCAGGCGGTACCGATATCGTCTCCTGCTTCGTGCTCGGCAATCCGCTGCAGCCGGTCTGGCGCGGCGAAATCCAGGGGGCCGGCCTCGGCCTTGCGGTCGACGTCTGGAACGATGACGGCAAGCCGGTGCGTGGGGAGAAGGGTGAGCTTGTCTGCACCAAGGCCTTCCCCTCGATGCCGGTGATGTTCTGGAACGACCCCGATGGCGCCAAATATCGCGCCGCCTATTTCGACCGGTTCGACAATGTCTGGTGCCACGGCGATTTCGCCGAATGGACGGAGCATGGCGGCCTTGTCATCCACGGCCGCTCGGATGCGACGCTCAATCCAGGCGGTGTTCGCATCGGCACGGCCGAGATCTACAATCAGGTGGAGCAGATGGAGGAGGTGGCCGAGGCGCTCTGCATCGGCCAGGACTGGGACGACGACGTGCGCGTCATCCTCTTCGTCCGCCTTGCCCCGGATGTGACGCTGACCGAGGATCTCGTCAAGGCGATCAAGACCCGCATCCGCACCGGCGCCTCGCCGCGGCACGTGCCGGCGAAGATCATCGCGGTTGCCGATATTCCCCGCACCAAGTCCGGCAAGATCGTCGAGCTTGCCGTGCGCGAGGTCGTTCACGGCCGGCCGGTGAAGAACCAGGAAGCGCTTGCCAATCCAGAGGCGCTGGGGCTCTTCGCCGGGCTAAGCGAGCTGAAGGATTGACAGCGATCGTAGATTACAAGCTTTCACCCTTTATCAATTTCCTGTCATGGAAACCTTTCGTTAAGAAAGGTTTGTCAAAGGTGAAGCTAACTTGGGGGCCGCACATGAACGATGCGGCCTGGGGCCTTCCGGCCTCCGAAACATGACGTTGATCGACTGAGCTCTTGTTGAACAGCACCAAATTCAAAGGCGGCCTCTTGGCTGCCTTTTCTTTATCAACCGGCCAGCACGCGTTGCGACGGGAATGTGATCTCGACGAGTGTGCCCTCGTTCGGCGCTGAATTGATCGAGAAGGTCGCTCGGTTGGCATCCACCATCGCCTTGGTCAACGGCAGGCCGAGCCCGGTGCCGTCGCCGCGATGACGCGACTGGGTCGAGGAGACCTGCCTGAACGGCTTCATCGCCTGGTCGAGCTCGCCGCGCGTCATGCCGATGCCGGTATCGCGGACCCTGAGGACAACGCTGCCATTCGCCTCATAGGAGGTGGAAACGACGATCTGCCCGCCTGACGGGGTGAAGCGGATGGCGTTCGACAGGATGTTGAGCGCGATCTGCTTGATCGAGCGCAGATCCGCCACGACCTCGGGTACCGCATGCGACAGCGCCGTGCGGATGATGACGCGCTGGCCGTTCGCCTGCGGCTGTACCAGAGCCACAGCCTCGGAGACTGCCTCGTTGAGGCCGACGGCGGCAAAATCGAGATCCATCTCGCCCGCCTCGATCTTCGAAATGTCGAGCAGGTCGTTGACGATATCGAGGACATGCCGGCCGGAGCGGCCGATGTCGTTGGCATATTCGATATAACGCGGATGGCCGATCGGCCCGAAGCGCTCGCCGGCCATCATGTCGGAAAAGCCGATGATGGCGTTGAGCGGCGTGCGGATCTCGTGGCTGACGCGGGCGAGGAAATCGGTCTTGTGGGCGTTGGCGGTTTCGGCCGCACCCTTGGCGTTGCGCAGCTCGTCCTCGGTGCGCTTCCATTGGGTGATATCGCGGATGACGGCGCAATAGCCGTTGGAGGAAGTGAGCTGGCCCATCGTCATGAACAGCGGTACGAAGCCGCCAGCGGCCTCGCGGCCGATCACTTCGCGCCCGTCGTTCAACACGCTTGCCACGCCATGGTCGGAGAGGCCGTTCAGATAGTCGATGACTGCCTTCTGGCTCTCATGGGCAAATAGCATGACGAAGGGTTTGCCGCGCGTTTCCTGTTCGTCGTAATTGAAAAGCGCGCTGGCCGACCGGTTCATCGAGCGGATGTCGCCCTCCGTGCCGATGACGACGACGCCGTCGGTCGCCGTTTCCAGGATCGAGCGCAATTCTTCCACTTCGACCTGGAGTTTAGCGACCTTCTCGACCATCCGCTCAGGGCGGCCTTCGGAACGGCCCTCGGAGCGGTTTGCGTCGCCGCGGCCATCCTCCTTGCCTTCCACCGGCATCAGCGCCAGCATCAGGGCGTTGGCGTCTTCCCAGCGCACAGATTGCAGCCGCGCGGTCACCGGCGCCAGCGTATCATCGGCCTTGACGAGCATCATGGTGCCGGAGCCTGCGGCATTCTCCTCGAGTTCGCGGCGCTGCAGCAGGGCTTCGATGCCGCCCACTTCGCGCAATGCCTCGAGCGTGCCGTAGCCCGTCAACCGCATGAATTCCGGATTGGCATGGATCAACGCATCGCCGATATGGATCAGCACGGCAACAGGCAGTTGGTCGACCGTTCCCACCGACAGCCCGCCCGTCATCTTGATGCGCGGCGGGATGAAGCTGGTGAGAACCTCGATCTGGCTGGCCGTCTCCTCCAGCCCTTCCGTTGCCTCGTCCTCGTATATAACGTTCGGCTCTTCTGTGGCGCCATCGTCTTCGCGCGCCTCGACGGCATTCTCGAAAATCGCCTCCTGCGGCACGATCTCCTCGTCAGACGGTATGTCCGCCTGCTCAGTGGTGGGTGTTTCGACGTCGAACGCTTCGGGTCCGAGGGCCTCTTCGAAGCCGGCCGTTTCCGTGACGGCGGGTTCCGCCGGCGCCGGGCTGCTAGGCTCGTCCTTGCTGGCGCCGAAGGCTTCGAGGCGCTTGGCGATCTCGCGGAAATTGGCCTGTTCGGCGGCCGTCAGTCCGGCGCCGCTGTTGTGGAGCTGAACGATCTTGTCGGAGAAACGGCGATTGGGCGTTTCTGAAATCCGAAGCGCCGGCGGCTCGTCCGAAACATCCGCTGCCGGCTCGGCGGCAGGTGTTTCGTCGGCGCCGACCGCCTGTTCTTCTACGGCATTCTCCGGCGCTGATGTCTGCACGATCGCCTCTTCGGCAGTGATTTCTTCCGATCCTGTCTCTTCGGTCTCCGGGGACTCCGGCTCGGCTGCCGTAAACGCTTGGTCGTCGATCTCTTCCGCTGCAATGATTTCGGCCGAGACCTCTTGGGGTGCGGCTTCCGCTTCATCTGCCACTTCGGCGACGGGCTCTGCAACCGGGCCGAGGCTCGCTGCATTATGGCCGATACCATCAGGGCCGAGTGTCAGGCCGAGCGCCAGCGGATCTTCCTGTGCATCGGAAAGCCGGACGACGCCGAAGCCGCGGAAGCCATCGAAGTCGCGGTTGCGGGTATAGGTGGGCAGCGCCGCCAGATCGACCGGAACGACGAGGCTGGTGCCTTCGACCGGCCAAAGGATCGTCTTGCCCGACCATGTGTCGCGGCGGGCGAGCGCCTCGGAAAGCTTGCCGTCAGGATCGAGATTGAAGAGGGCGGCGACATCGCCGAAGGCAGAGCCGATGATATCGGACGCATGCGGACCGACGGCCTCGGCAAATTCGTGGCTGACTTCGTTGAACCGGCCTTCGGCGTCGATCTTCCAGACGAAGCGCGTGGCGCGGCTGTTTGGCCTGAAGACGAAGCCGGGCTCAGCCTCAAGCTGAGGGGCAGGGGTGGCATCGGGGACAGCAGGCGTTTCAATGGCTGGATCTTGGTGGATCGCTTCCGGCGTGTCTTCAATAGGCGTTTCGCTGGCCTCAACAGGCGGTTCCGCCGCCGTTGCCGTTTCCACCGTCTCCGCAATGGAGGTCAAATCGTCCTCAGTGATCGCGGCGGGCTCGGTGGTCTCATCCGCGCTGCTATCGATCATGCCGCCGTCGCTCTCCGGCTCCGCATCCGCGTCAGGATGCGTCTCTTCAATCGCCTCCTCTGCGGGTGCCGCGGCTGTCTCGGCGGGCTGTTCGTTTTCGCCGGCGATCTCCTCGAGCGTCTCCTCGACCTCTTCGATCCCCGAGACCGCGTCGATGATTTCGGTGAAGCCTGTAGCGGCGACAGGTTCGTCCTGAAGTACTTCGGCCGGCGGCGGGCTTTCTTCCTGTGCAGGCGCATCGACCGGCTCGAGCGTGGACGCATCGACTGGATCGAGCGCGGGCGCGTCTAGAGGGTCGAGATGACCGATCGCGGTCTCCACCGCAAAGAGCAGATTGAGCGCCGGATCGTCGCTGAGCTTGCCGACCGCGGCCGGAAGATTGCCTCTGCCGGTGGCGACAGGTCGCTTCACCAATCGGTCGGGATGCGCGCCGGCAAGGTTAATCAAGGTCTTTGCCGTCTGCTCGGAGATTCCGAGCGAGGCAAAGCCCGGCGAAGCCGCGATGACTTCGCCATTGGCACCGATCACCGCCATATGCGTATCGGGATCATCAAGCCCCTGCAGCATCTGGGCCGCCGATGCACCGGCCGCGAGTGGCTTTGCCGAGACCGGCACCGAAAACAGGATGGCCTTTTCGCCCTGGGAAAGCCGGATTAGTTCGGCTGCCGCCTGCACCTGCGCACGCTGGAAGCCCTTGGCAACGCGGATCATCAGGCTGCGGCTGTCGCCGATATCGGTCAGCTGGCGCGCCGCCGTTTCCAGCTGGCGGAAGGTGATGTCGGCGCGGTCGACCCCCTGATCGAGCAGGTCGTAGACTGCCGAATGGCCGAAAAGCTCCGCACCCGCACCGTTCGCCCAGAGCAGGCGCGCAAGATCGGCTGAAAACAGCACCATGGCCTCGCCGCGTGAAAAGCGTTCCCGCACCCGTGCGTGCACGGCGATATCGATGAACGGATATTGGACTGCGGGCATGTTCGAACCTTGTCGCTGTCGGCCTTCTTAAATTAACGGCTTATTAATAACTGCGGGGCGCATGCCGGTCCAGAAGAGTAGGGGGTTTTCGGCCGGAAAGGTTAACGTCTTGTGCACTGCACAATAATTGTTGCAATGCACAATGAAATGTCTTATATAAGCATCATCCAACTAACGCAGGCAGCGGCTGCCTCAACCCAAAGGATGCGACCCATGGCTACCATAAAGACCGACGACGTTTTTTCAATCGCTTCTTTCGACCCGTCCAAGTTCACGGAATCCTTCCGTGAATTCGCCGAAAAGGGCGCTCAGCAGTCGAAGGATGCCTATGCCAAGCTGAAGACCGCTGGCGAGGAAGCCGGCAAGACGCTCGAAGCCACCGTCCAGACGGCACAGGCCGGCTCGGTCGAGATCGGCCTGAAGGCGATCGACATCCTGCGCATCAACTCCGAGAACTCGCTGTCGCACTTCGAAGCGCTGCTCGGCGTCAAGTCCCCGGCCGAATTCTTCGAGCTGCAGACCTCGTTCATCCGCAAGCAGGCCGAACTCACCGTCGAGCAGGCGAAGTCGATACAGGAAACCACCAAGCAGGTGGCCGAAAAGCTCGCAAAGCCCTCCAAGGACGCCGCCGAAAAGGCTATGGCTTCCTTCAAGGTTGCCTGATCGGTCTTTACCGATCGGAGATAAAGGGCTGGACCTCGCGTCCAGCCTTTTTGTATATTGACGAGGAATGGGACTTGAATTCCTCGCCAAGTCCTCGTATGTGACCCCCGTCGCGCCAAGCGCGATTTATGCGGTTGTAGCTCAGTTGGTTAGAGCGCAGGTTTGTGGCACCTGAGGTCGGAGGTTCGAGACCCCCCAACCGTACCATCTCCCCACGATCAGAATGAAAACTTGGTTCCTGTCGTTTCGATGGAACCCATGTCGCAGCGGGTCGTTCTCCATGTTAACGGGAGAATATGCATGTCGAAAACCCTGCTCTACGGCGCGACGAAAATCGACGAGACCAACAGCGCTTATGCGCCGGTCGAAAGCCTCGCCCAGTTCCAGTGGAAGAACCGCGTCTTTATCCTATTCGCCGACAGGGATAATTCCCGCGCCGCCCGGCAGGAAAATCAGCTGCTCGCCAACCGCTCGGCCCTCGATGAGCGTGACCTGGTGGTGCTGAAGATTTCCGGTGCCGGCGTTCGACCGATCTTCGGTGCGGCTGGCGGCCTCGACGGCGAAGCGATCCGCCGCGATCTCGAGGCGCCGGAGGTCGGCGAATTCGCCGCTTTCCTGCTCGGCAAGGACGGCACCGTGAAGCTCAAGGCCAGCGAGCCGATTGCCGATGGCGAGCTCTTCGCCATCATCGACAGCATGCCGATGCGTGCTGCCGAATCGCTGAAGCCGGACAAATAACCCCGAACGTCGCGTAAACGGAAATCATGAAAGGGAGGCGGTCATGTCCGTGCCCAACGAACCCATTCCAGACCAGCCGCCGATGCCCGGGCCCGGCTGGAAGCCAGAGCCTCCGATCAAGGAACCGGAGCCTGACCGGCTGCCCGACGAAGCGCCGGTTCCCAATCCCGACGAGAACGACGAACCGGCAAAACACACTTTCGAGACTTAGAGAAAGATGTGTCGTTCGGCGCTGACGAGTTCCTGAAGAAAATCGGCGACGCTCCTGACGCGTAGCAGGTCGCGCGCGGTTTCGTGATAGGTCGTCCAATAGGCGCGCCGGATCGAAACCTCCGGCAAAATGCGCTGGAGTTCCGGATATTGCCTGGCGATATAATCATGCAGGATGCCGATGCCGGCGCCTGTTCGCACCGCCTCCGTCTGTCCGATCGCCGTCGAAATCTCGAAGCCTGCATCCCAACTCCGCATCACTGCGCCGGAAAAATTCAGGGACGCGGTGAAGATCAGGTCTTCGACATAGCCGATGCGGCGATGGGCCTTGAGCGCGTCGATATCGGCAGGTGCTCCCTGTGACGCCAGATAATTTCGCGAGGCATAAAGGCCGAGCGTGTAATCCGTCAGCTTCGAGGAAACGAGCCGCCCTTGGTCCGGTCGCTCGAGCGTGATGGCGATATCGGCCTCGCGCTGCGAGAGCGAGAAAGAGCGCGGAACCGGCACGAGCTGGATCTTCAGTTCCGGATGGCGCTCGATCAACCTGCCCATGCGCGGCGCAAGAAAAGAAACACCGAAGCCGTCGGGCGCACCGACGCGCACAGTCCCGGCAATTGCCGTATCTGTGTGGCCGAGACTGGCCTGTGCTGCGAGCATTTCCGTTTCCATCCGCTCTGCGGATGCCAGGAACACTTCGCCTTCGGCCGTCAGCTCGCAGCCATTCGTGCGACGGATGAAAAGCCGCGTCTTCAGCGCCTCTTCGAGCGAAGTCAGTCGGCGCGAGAGCGTGGCGTGATTGAGCCCCAGCCGCTTCGAGGCGGCAAGGATCTGCCCGGTGCGGGCGACGGCGAGGAAAATACGAACATCGTCCCAGTTCATGGCTTGGCACGCATTGCGATCGGATCGACCTCGATAAGCGTCAGCGATGTCACCATGTGCGCCGTCTGGTTCTTGTACTTAAGGAAATGCGGTGTCCGCAGATGGGCCTCGTATGCTCCCTGGTCGGCGTAGACTTCAAGGATACGGATCCGGTTTGGGTTGTCCCTGATGGAAACAGCGCTCAGGGAAAGCACGCCGTCTTCCAGCGCGACGGATGCTTCGATTTCTTCCGTAAGCAATATGCGATACGTTTCAAGCGGGTCCGGATCGATCTCCAGCTCCGCCATTCTGACGACGGGTTTCCGGCTCATCGGTTTGACCTCCCCCAGGGTTTGACTTGTCGGCGTTTGACTTGTTGGCGTGCCGTGCCAAGTTTGGAAGCAAACGGCAGTGCCTGATGAAACGATAGAGCTATAATTTGCGCACAACGGTTGCTTATATCAGCGCATTGATTTGTGCAAATTGAAGTGCGATTGTCGGCCATCCAAAAACAGGAGGAACACCCATGCGTGAGATCGGTCATTTCATCGGCGGCAAGCAGGTTGCCGGCACCAGCGGCCGCGTAAGCAACGTCTACAATCCGGCAACCGGCGAAGTGCAGGCGACGGTCGCACTCGCAAGCGTCGAGGAACTGCGCGCCGCTGTCGAAAATGCCAAGGCTGCGCAGCCGAAATGGGCTGCCACCAATCCGCAGCGCCGCGCCCGCGTCTTCTTCAAGTTCGTCGAACTCCTGAACAAGCACATGGACGAGCTTGCCGAAATCCTCTCCAAGGAGCATGGCAAGACGATCGAGGATGCCAAGGGCGACGTCATCCGCGGCCTCGAAGTCTGCGAATTCGTCTGCGGCATTCCCCATCTCGCCAAGGGCGAGTTCACCGAAGGCGCCGGGCCGGCGATCGACATGTATTCGATCCGCCAGCCGGTCGGCATCGGCGCCGGCATTACGCCCTTCAATTTCCCGGGCATGATCCCGATGTGGATGTTTGCGCCGGCGATCGCCTGCGGCAACGCCTTTATCCTCAAGCCCTCCGAGCGCGATCCCTCCCTGCCGATCCGTCTCGCCGAACTGATGATCGAAGCCGGCCTGCCCGCCGGCATCCTCAACGTCGTCAATGGCGACAAGGGTGCCGTCGACGCGATCCTCACCGATCCCGATATCGGCGCCGTCTCCTTCGTCGGCTCTACGCCGATTGCCCGCTACGTCTATGGCACGGCGGCGATGAACGGCAAACGCGCCCAATGCTTCGGCGGCGCCAAGAACCATATGATCATCATGCCGGATGCAGACCTGGATCAGGCCGTCAACGCGCTGATGGGCGCAGGCTACGGTTCGGCCGGCGAGCGCTGCATGGCGATCTCGGTTGCCGTTCCGGTCGGCGAAGAGACCGCCAACCGCCTGGTCGAGAAGCTGACGCCGAAGATCGAATCCCTGCGCATCGGCCCCTATACCGACGACAAGGCCGATATGGGCCCGCTCGTCACCAAGGAAGCCTATACCCGTGTTCGCGGGTTGATCGACCGCGGCATCGAGGAAGGCGCCAAGCTCATCGTCGACGGCCGCGATTTCAAACTCCAGGGCTATGAAGACGGCTACTTCGTCGGCGGTTGCCTGTTCGATCATGTCACGCCGGAGATGGATATCTACAAGACCGAGATCTTCGGGCCTGTTCTCTCCGTCGTTCGTGCCCAGAACTATGAGGAGGCGCTGTCTCTGCCGATGAAGCACGAATATGGCAACGGCGTCGCCATCTACACCCGTGACGGCGATGCCGCCCGCGATTTCGCCTCGCGCATCAACATCGGCATGATCGGCATCAACGTTCCGATCCCGGTTCCGCTCGCCTACCACTCCTTCGGCGGCTGGAAGGCATCGAGTTTCGGCGACCTCAACCAGCATGGCACGGATTCGATCAAGTTCTGGACGAAGACCAAGACCGTCACCGCCCGCTGGCCCTCGGGCATCAAGAGCGGCGCCGAATTCGTCATGCCGACGATGAAGTGATCTTCACGACAGTCCAATCTGCAATCTGTAATTCGGGGGCCTTTTGGCTCCCGAATTTTTCCTCGTGATGGTGATTGCCGGCGATATCGGCCCAGCGTCGAGGATGTCCCGAGACAAGGGCGCGGTCTGCTCACCATCTGCTTTTCCCCAGTGCCGAGGTCAAACTGGTGCGCAAAGGCACGCCCGAGCGCAAGCAGGCGATCCTCGATGACTCGAGATCCTGAGGCGGGATTGACGTCGCGGCAAATGGCCTCATAAGCTGAATGCGAATTTCATATTTTGGAATTGTTCAAAACTAGCAAACCGCCTATATAGGTCTGAACAGACGAGTCAGGAGAATGGCATGCGGTTGACGAAGCAGACCAACTATGCGGTTCGCATGTTGATGTATTGTGCTGCCAACGACGGGCACTTGAGCCGGATTCCGGAAATCGCCAGGGCCTATGGCGTTTCCGAGCTCTTTCTTTTCAAGATCCTCCAGCCGCTCAACAAGGCGGGCCTGGTCGAAACGGTGCGCGGTCGCAACGGCGGCGTGCGCTTGGGCAAACCGGCCGCCGACATTAGTCTTTTCGACGTCGTTCGGGTGACGGAAGACAACTTCGCCATGGCCGAATGCTTCGAGGACGACGGTGAGGTCGAATGCCCGCTGGTCGATAGCTGCGGTTTGAATTCGGCGCTGCGCAAGGCGCTTAACGCCTTCTTCGCCGTGCTTGCGGAATACTCCATTGACGACCTCGTCAAGGCGCGTCCGCAGATCAATTTCCTTCTCGGAATCACCGGCGAGCCGGCCTATCGCAAACCCGCGATCGTTGCCCCCGCCGCCTGATCAAAAGACCAGGATGAACTTCTGAACCGCGGTTGCCCCAGCAACCGCGGTTTTTGTTTTTGCGGGCATCTCCCATAGCCTCCGGAACGGGGAAATGCCGGCTGCGTGTCGCGATTGGCGCGGTTTTATACCAAATGCGACAAATTTTCGGTCTTTTTTGTGCGAATATTTCCGAATGAGGCTGATTTTTGACGGAAAATTTCTAAAATTGTCCAGCTGGAAAAATTTTCTGCGTAGCCCGTTGCTTTCAGTAAATAAATATCGTTCCATCGAGCGTCGACCGAGATGGCAATCTACGGTCTCCAAACATCAAAAAAGAACAACCGGGAAACAATATTATGAAAAAGATCTCTGTCCTGCTGGCAGCGACGGCCTTGATTTCCGTCATGGCGACGTCGGCCTGGTCCAAGACCCTTGTTTATTGCTCCGAGGGCTCGCCGGAAGGCTTCGACCCCAGCCTCTATACGGC
The Rhizobium leguminosarum DNA segment above includes these coding regions:
- a CDS encoding putative quinol monooxygenase, giving the protein MSRKPVVRMAELEIDPDPLETYRILLTEEIEASVALEDGVLSLSAVSIRDNPNRIRILEVYADQGAYEAHLRTPHFLKYKNQTAHMVTSLTLIEVDPIAMRAKP
- a CDS encoding DUF4174 domain-containing protein; amino-acid sequence: MSKTLLYGATKIDETNSAYAPVESLAQFQWKNRVFILFADRDNSRAARQENQLLANRSALDERDLVVLKISGAGVRPIFGAAGGLDGEAIRRDLEAPEVGEFAAFLLGKDGTVKLKASEPIADGELFAIIDSMPMRAAESLKPDK
- a CDS encoding CoA-acylating methylmalonate-semialdehyde dehydrogenase, which encodes MREIGHFIGGKQVAGTSGRVSNVYNPATGEVQATVALASVEELRAAVENAKAAQPKWAATNPQRRARVFFKFVELLNKHMDELAEILSKEHGKTIEDAKGDVIRGLEVCEFVCGIPHLAKGEFTEGAGPAIDMYSIRQPVGIGAGITPFNFPGMIPMWMFAPAIACGNAFILKPSERDPSLPIRLAELMIEAGLPAGILNVVNGDKGAVDAILTDPDIGAVSFVGSTPIARYVYGTAAMNGKRAQCFGGAKNHMIIMPDADLDQAVNALMGAGYGSAGERCMAISVAVPVGEETANRLVEKLTPKIESLRIGPYTDDKADMGPLVTKEAYTRVRGLIDRGIEEGAKLIVDGRDFKLQGYEDGYFVGGCLFDHVTPEMDIYKTEIFGPVLSVVRAQNYEEALSLPMKHEYGNGVAIYTRDGDAARDFASRINIGMIGINVPIPVPLAYHSFGGWKASSFGDLNQHGTDSIKFWTKTKTVTARWPSGIKSGAEFVMPTMK
- a CDS encoding LysR family transcriptional regulator codes for the protein MNWDDVRIFLAVARTGQILAASKRLGLNHATLSRRLTSLEEALKTRLFIRRTNGCELTAEGEVFLASAERMETEMLAAQASLGHTDTAIAGTVRVGAPDGFGVSFLAPRMGRLIERHPELKIQLVPVPRSFSLSQREADIAITLERPDQGRLVSSKLTDYTLGLYASRNYLASQGAPADIDALKAHRRIGYVEDLIFTASLNFSGAVMRSWDAGFEISTAIGQTEAVRTGAGIGILHDYIARQYPELQRILPEVSIRRAYWTTYHETARDLLRVRSVADFLQELVSAERHIFL
- the rirA gene encoding iron-responsive transcriptional regulator RirA produces the protein MRLTKQTNYAVRMLMYCAANDGHLSRIPEIARAYGVSELFLFKILQPLNKAGLVETVRGRNGGVRLGKPAADISLFDVVRVTEDNFAMAECFEDDGEVECPLVDSCGLNSALRKALNAFFAVLAEYSIDDLVKARPQINFLLGITGEPAYRKPAIVAPAA